The Ralstonia pseudosolanacearum genome includes the window TGGCTGGAGCGGCTGCCGGCTCGCGGTGCGGCCGTGCTGCAGACGCTCGGCGGCGCGCCGATGTTCTTCTACCTGCTGCATCTGTACGCGCTGCATCTCGCCTATCTGCTGGCGCTGTACGTTTTCGGCGCCAACCACGGCGAGCGCTTCGGGTTCGATGCGGCCTGGCAGCTGTGGGCCGCGTGGCTGCCCACCGTGGCGCTGCTGTATGGTCCGACGCGCCGGTTCGCCGCGTTGCGCCGGACCGGGCGCCACCCCTGGATGCGCTATCTCTGAATCAATGCCCGGCAACCGGGCCGGCGTTGCTGGGCAGGGGCCGCAGGAAGACCACCAGCGGCGTCACCAGCAGGATCGCCACGGTCAGTAGCCAGAACAGATCGGCATACGCCATCGTCAGCGCCTGCGTCTGGATGGACTGCTCCATCGACAGCAGGGCGGCGGCCTGGCTGCCCAGCGCGTGGGCCTGACCGGCGACGTAATCCTGCACGCTGGCCGCGTTGGCCGGCAGGGTGTCCTCGATGCGGCGGCTGTGCAGCCAGAGCCGCTGCTCCTGCAGCGTGGCAATGCAGGCCAGCGCAATCGAGCCGCCCAGGTTGCGCAGGCCGTTGTAGAGCCCGGAGGCATCGCTCGCCTGCGACGGCGGCACGGAGCGGATGGCGGCCTGGTTCAGGAACATCATGGTCAGCACGGTGCCGAGCCCGCGCATCAGCTGCGAGGCCACGAACGAGCTGCCCGTCGACAGCGGGCTCAGCCCGGTCTCGATGTAGGCGCTCAGCGCCAGCACCAGCAGGCCGCCGCCGACCGCCAGCCGGACGTCGAGCCGGCGCAGCATCAGGGGCAGCATCGGCATCAGCACGATCATCGGCAACCCCGACAGCAGGACGATCCAGCCCGATTGCAGTGCGTCGTAGCCCGCGATGCCGACCAGGAACTGGGGGATCACGTAGGCAGTGCCGTACAACGCCATGCTGGCCGCGATGGCCATGATCGCGATGGCGCCGAACTGCCGATCCCGCAGCAACCCGAGGCGGATGACCGGGGCGCGGGCGCGCGCCTGGCCCCAGCCCAGCAGGCCAAAGCCGAGCACTGATACGGCCGCCAGCCAGCGGATCGCGGGGGAGGTGAACCATTGCAGGCGCTGGCCTTCCTCCAGCACCACCGTCATGCCGCCCAGGCCGAGGGCGAGGCCGGTGATGCCCGCCCAGTCTGCCTCCCGCAGCAGCGCTGTGCGGGGGCGCTCATGGGGCATGCCGAGCAAGAGCAGCGCGGCCAGCACCCCGCAGATCGGCAGGTTGATGAAGAACGCGTAGTGCCAGCTGAGCTGCGTGGTCATCCAGCCGCCGAGCATGGGGCCGAAGACCGGCCCGAGGATGACGGTCGAGCCGAACAGCGCGGTGCCCAGCGGCTGCTGCGCGCGGGGCAGCCGCGCGGCGATGATGGTCATCGCGGTGGGGATCAGCACGCCCCCGGTGAGCCCTTGGCCCGCCCGCCCGATCACCATCATCGGCAAGGTCTCGGCCACGCCGCACAGCATCGAGAAGCCGGTGAAGAGCCCGGTGGCCGCCAGCAGCAGGTTGCGCAGTCCGAGCAGTTTCTCCAGCCAGCCGGCCAGGGGGATGATGATGATTTCCGCGACCAGGTAGGCGGTGGCGATCCACGTGCCTTCGGTGCTGGTGGCGCCGATTTCGCCCTGGATGGTCGGCAGCGCCGAATTCACGATGGAGATGTCGAGCGTGGCCATCATGGCGCCGAGGGTGCCGGCCACGACGGCCGCCCAGGCCGCGGCATCGGCCCGCGATCCGTCCGCCGTCACAGAAGGGCTCCGCTGCCCGGCTGCGGGTGCGCCGCGGGCCGGACCGGCGCGAGCGTATCGACATCGACCGTGACCGACATGCCGGCCGCCAGCAGCGGCTTGAGCCGGTCGGCCACGTCGAGCGCGATCCGCACCGGCACGCGCTGCACGATCTTGATGAAGTTGCCGGTGGCGTTCTGCGGCGGCAGCAGCGAGAACTGCGCGCCGGTGCCGGGGGACAGGCTCTCGACGTGCCCCTCGATCGCTTCGTCGGGGAAGGCATCGATGTGGATGTGCACCGGCTGGCCGATGCGCATGCGGCCCAACTGCGTTTCCTTGAAGTTGGCGGTGATGTAGAGGTGCGTGGGCACGACCGACATCAGGCGCGTGCCGGCGGACACGAACTGCCCGGCGCGGACCTGGCTGTCGCCGACGCGGCCATCGGTGCTGGCGCGCAGCTCGGTCGCGGCCAGGTTGACCTCGGCCACCGCAGCCTGCGCGCGCGCCGTTTTCGCCTGTGCCTCGGCCTGCCGCAACTGGGCCTGGAGCGAGGCGATCTCCAGCGTTGCCTTGGTCAGGGCCGCGCGCTGCGCCTGCGCGTTCGCGCGGGCCTGCGCCGCCTGGTTCTGCAGGGTGCTCAGCCGGTCGCGCGTTTCCGCGCCCGAGGCGACCAGCGATGCGTACCGCTGCGTCTGTGCGGCGGTGAACTGCGCATCGTGTTCGGCGGACTGCAATTGCGCCCGGGCCTGGGCGATGGCGGCCTTCTGCGTCGCCAGCTGGGCGCGGGCGTTGTCGGCGCTGGCATTGGCCGCTTCCACCTGGGCCAGATACTGCGCCAGCTGGGCCGCGTACTCGCGCGGGTCGATGCGCAGCAGGCGCTGCCCGGCCCGGACCGCCTGGTTGTTGGCGACGTCGACCTGTTCGACGTAGCCCGAGACCTTGGGTGCCACCGTGACGATGTCGGCCTGGATGTAGGCATCGTCCGTGTCCTCGACGTACTTGCCGCGCAGTTCGTAGTGGGCCAACCCGCCCGCCGCGCCCAGCAGCGCGAGGGCGGCGACGCCCATCACGACCCGCCTGGGGCGGCCGCGCAGGCGCTTGGCGGGTTGGGCGGGCGCTGTGCCCACGCCCGTGCCACCGTGATGGGTGGGACGCTCCATGTCTTGATGCTGCTCCATGGCCTCGGTCATGCTGACGATCCTCTTCGTGCGCGAACCCGGGTTCGCCTATATAATTTCACTACCATATCATATTGGGATGAATGTATGTCGGCAGCCATCGACGATCCGGTGTACGCGGGCCTGACCGGGGCGCTGCGCGACTTCTACATCCGGTCGCAGCATGTGCTCGATACGTTGCTGGCGGAGAAGGGCATCTCCTGGGCGCGCATGAAGCTGGTCTATTTCATCCAGCACGAGGGCAGCGTGCGTTCGGTCGATCTGATGCGGGCCTTCGGCCATGCGCCGCGAACCGTCACCGAGGCGGTAGATGCGCTGGAGCGCGATGGCCTGGTCGAGCGCGTGCCCGATCCGGTCGACCGCCGCGCGAAGAACATCTCGCTCACGCGCGCCGGCGAAGCGCTGTGCCAGTCGGCCGAACCGATCCGCCGGCGGCTGGCTGCCGAAATCTGCGGCGTGCTGGATCCGGACGAGCAGCGGGTACTGCAGGACATGCTGACGCGCATGAGCCAGCGCCTGGCGATGATCGAAGCCGCCGCGGAACGGGGCGCGCAGGGCTGACCCGGTGCGCCCGGAGGTGGCGGAGCCCGTCGCCCCTGTCCGGTGTGGCCGTCACCTGTGGCGCCGCGGGTGCATCAAGCGGACGCTGCGTCCGGCGGCTACAATAACGCCTTGTTTTTGTTGCCTTTTTGCCATGACCCAAGCTGTCCGTTGGAAACCCAGCGTCACCGTCGCCGCCGTGATCGAGCACGAGGGCCGCTTCCTGCTGGTCGAGGAGCACACCGCTGCCGGCCTGCGCCTGAACCAGCCCGCCGGCCACCTCGATCCGGACGAAAGCCTGGTCGACGCCGTCGCGCGCGAGGCGCTGGAAGAGACCGCGCACAGCTTCGCGCCGACCGCGTTTCTCGGCTGCTACATGGTGCAGTTCCAGCCGCCCGCGGGTGATCCGGTCACTTATGTGCGGATGGCCTTCACCGGCGAGCTCGGGCCCTTCGACCCGCGCCGCACGCTGGACGACGGCATCGTCCGCACGGTCTGGATGACCGCCGACGAGCTCCGCGCCTGCCCCGAGCGTCACCGCAGCCCGCTGCTGCTGGCTTGCGTGGAGGACTACCTGGCCGGCAAGCGCTTTCCGCTGGAGGTCATCCACACGCATCCGAGCGTCTACGGCCTCACCTCGGGCCAGGAGGCGGCGCAATGAGCGGCAAGCGCGTGGTCGTCGGCATGTCCGGCGGCGTGGATTCCTCCGTCACGGCGTGGCTGCTCAAGCAGCAGGGCTACGAGGTCATCGGCCTGTTCATGAAGAACTGGGAAGACGATGACGACAGCGAGTACTGCTCGACCCGCCAGGACTGGATCGACGTGGTGTCGGTGGCCGACCTGATCGGCGTGGACGTCGAGGCGGTCAACTTTGCCGCCGAATACAAGGACCGCGTGTTCGCCGACTTCCTGCGCGAATACTCCGCCGGCCGCACGCCCAACCCGGACGTGCTGTGCAATGCCGAGATCAAGTTCAAGGCCTTCCTCGACCACGCCATGGCGCTGGGCGCGGACACCATCGCCACCGGCCACTACGCCCGCGTGCGTGAGGTCGATGGCCGCTTCGAGCTGCTCAAGGCGTTCGACCACACCAAGGACCAGAGCTACTTCCTGCACCGCCTGAACCAGGCGCAGCTCTCCCGCACGCTGTTCCCGCTGGGCGAGATGCCCAAGACGCGCGTGCGCGAGATCGCCGCCGAGATCGGCCTGCCCAACGCCAGGAAGAAGGATTCCACCGGCATCTGCTTTATCGGCGAGCGGCCGTTCCGCGACTTCCTCAACCGCTACCTGCCGACCCAGCCCGGCCCGATCCGGACGCCGGACGGCAAGACCATCGGCCAGCACATCGGCCTGGCGTTCTACACGCTGGGGCAGCGCAAGGGCATCGGCATCGGCGGCAGCCGCGACGGCAACGGCGATGCCTGGTACGTGGCGCGCAAGGACATGGCGGCCAACACGCTGTACGTGGCGCAAGGGCACGATCATCCCTGGCTGCTTGCCCACACCGTGCACGCCGATGACCTGAGCTGGGTGGCCGGCCATCCGCCCGCCGAAGGCACGCAGCTGGCGGCCAAGACGCGCTATCGCCAGACGGATGCGCCGTGCGCCGTCACCCGCGCCAGCGGCGATGCGCTGACGCTGACCTTCGAGCAGGCGCAATGGGCCGTGACGCCGGGCCAATCGGCCGTGCTGTATGACGGCGACATCTGCCTGGGCGGCGGCATCATTGCCTCCACCGAGGCGGCACCGGTCGAACAGGCTGTCGCCTGACTTTTTGCAACATCGCGTTGCGCCCGCAGCGCCCGCGCCGGCACTCGTTTAAGCTGGCGCCCTGATGCGTTTTCACTCAGGGAGTGCCATGCTGCCAAGACGTTACTGGGCCTTTGCGGGGGTTGTGCTGCTGTTCGTGGTTACGGCCGGGTTCGTGCTGGCCGGGCGCCTGCACTGGGTATGCGCGGCCATCCCCGGCATGCTGGCGATGCTCGGCGTGCACGACCTCACGCAGCCGCGCCATTCGGTGCTGCGCAACTATCCGCTGTGGGGGCACCTGCGCTTCCTGCTCGAGTTCATCCGGCCGGAGATCCGCCAGTATTTCGTCGAGGACGATACCGACGAGCGTCCCTTCTCGCGTGCCCAGCGCAGCATCGTCTACCAGCGTGCCAAGGGCGAGGTCGACAGCCGCCCGTTCGGTACCGAGCTGGACGTGAAGATCGCCGGGTACGAGTGGATCGGCCATTCGCTGGCCCCGACGCGCATCGCTTCGTCGGACTTCCGCGTGCTGGTGGGCGAAGGGCGGGCCAAGCCGTATTCGATGTCGGTGTTCAACATCTCGGCGATGAGCTTCGGGGCGCTGTCGGCCAACGCCATCCGCGCGCTGAACCGCGGCGCGAAGCTGGGCAACTTCATCCACGACACGGGCGAGGGCTCGATCTCGCCGTACCACCGGGAAGAGGGCGGCGACCTGATCTGGGAGATCGGCTCCGGCTATTTCGGTTGCCGTGACGCCGACGGTCGCTTCGATCCGGACCGCTTTGCCGAGCAGGCGCGCTCGCCGCAGGTGAAGATGATCGAGGTGAAGCTGTCGCAGGGCGCCAAGCCGGGCCATGGCGGCGTGCTGCCGGCGGCCAAGGTGACAGCGGAGATCGCCGCCACGCGCGGTGTGCCGATCGGACAGGATTGCATCTCGCCGGCGACGCATTCGGCATTTTCCACGCCGCTGGGCCTGCTGCAGTTCGTCGACCGGCTGCGCACGCTGTCGGGCGGCAAGCCGACCGGCTTCAAGCTGTGCATCGGCCATCCATGGGAGTTCTTCGGCATCGTCAAGGCAATGCTGGCGTCGGGCATCCTGCCGGACTTCATCGTCGTTGATGGCGCAGAGGGCGGCACGGGCGCGGCGCCGCTGGAATTCACGGACCACGTCGGCACGCCGCTGCAGGAGGGGCTGCTGCTGGTGCACAACACGCTGGTCGGCACCAACCTGCGCGACAAGATCAAGATCGGCGCGTCGGGCAAGATCGTCACGGCCTTCGACGTAGCCCGTACGCTGGCGATGGGCGCCGACTGGTGCAATGCCGCGCGCGGCTTCATGTTCGCGCTCGGCTGCATCCAGGCGCAGAAATGCCACACCGACCGCTGCCCGACCGGTGTCGCCACGCAGGACAAGTCGCGCCAGAAGGCCCTGGTGGTGCCGGACAAGGCCCAGCGCGTGCATCAGTACCACGCGCACACGCTGCACGCGCTGCTGGAACTGACGCAGGCCGCCGGGCTGCGGCATCCGGTGGATTTCTGCGCCCACCATATCGTGCGGCGCGTGTCGGGCAACGAGGTGCAGCTGCTGTCGACGCTGCTGAAGTATCTGGAGCCCGGCGACCTGCTGGCCGGGCGGTATCGCTATCAGCTCTATGAGCGCTACTGGCCGATGGCGCAGGCCGACCGGTTCGACCCGGTGGCCGCGTGAAGGGCGGCGTGCGCGCGGATGCCGCTTACTGCGGCTGCGTCTCCAGGAAGCTGGGCCGCTTCTCGATGCGCGTGTAGAGGGCGGCCAGGTTGGCGTGCTGCGCTCGCCAGTCGACCTGCGGCTGGCGGAAGTCCAGATAGGCGAGCGCGCAGCCGACGGCGATGTCGGCCAGGGTCAGGTGGTTGCCGTTGCACCAGGTCTTGTCGGCCAGGCCGCGCGACATGGCCTTGAGCGCTTCGTCGATCTTGTGGTGCTGGCGGTCGATCCAGGATTCGCTGCGCTGCTCGGGCGTGCGCTGGGTCTGCTCCACGCGCAGTGCGACGGCGGCATCGAGCAGGCCGTCGGCCAAGGCTTCCCAGCAGCGCACTTCCACGCGCTCGCGGCCGGACGGCGGGATCAGGCGCGCGACCGGCGACAGGGTGTCGGCGTATTCCGCGATCACGCGGGAGTCGAACAGGGCGCCGCCGTCGTCCATGACCAGGCACGGCACCTTGCCGAGCGGGTTGAACTGGTGAATCTGGGTATCGGCGTTCCACACGTCTTCCAGCACGAACTGGTAGTCGATTTTCTTTTCGGCCAGTACCACGCGCACTTTGCGGGTGTAGGGGCTGGCGTGCGATCCGATCAGTTTCATAGGCGTGTCATGTTGGAGGCGGAAGTATAGCCGCGCACGTTCCCGAGTGCTGTCGCGCGCGCTCGGGGGCGGGCACGGGCGCGCCGGCGCCGGGCGGGCCGTGGAAAGGGGGAAGCCGGGTGGTAAAATCGCGGGTTCGCTGCGGGCGCGCCTGGCGCTCCCGATTCCAACGCTCGAGGCCGCGTCCGGGTTGTCCGGCGCCCACCCGTCTTTTCACATTTTCGTTCCCGCCTGCCATGTCGTCGCTTTCTGCCCTGACCGCTCTGTCTCCCATCGATGGCCGCTACGCAGCCAAGGCTGATCCGCTGCGCGAGTGGCTGTCCGAGGCCGCCTTCATGCGCCACCGCGTCAAGGTGGAGGTGCACTGGCTGATCGCGCTGTCGCAGGCGGGCCTGGCCGAGATTCCGCGCTTTTCGGCCGATGCCGAGCGCGCGCTGCTGGCCCTGGTCGACAACTTTGCCGAGGCCGATGCCACCCGCATCAAGGAAATCGAAGCCGTCACCAACCATGACGTGAAGGCGGTCGAGTACTGGCTCAAGGAGCGTGTCAAGGGCAACGCCGAGCTGGAAGCCGCCAGCGAGTTCATCCACTTCGCCTGCACGTCGGAAGACATCAACAACACCTCGCACGGCATGATGCTCAAGGGCGCGCGCGACACCGTGATCGTGCCGACGCTGCGTCGCGTGCAGGCCCGCCTGGTCGAGCTCTCCCACGCCAATGCCGACGTGCCGATGCTCTCGCGCACCCACGGCCAGCCGGCCAGCCCGACCACGCTGGGCAAGGAAATGGCCAACGTCGCCGCGCGCCTGGACCGCGCTATCCGCCGCATCGAAGCCGTCGAGCTGCTGGGCAAGATGAACGGCGCGGTGGGCAACTACAACGCGCACCTGTCGGCCTACCCGGACGCGGACTGGGAAGCCTTCTCCAAGAGCGTGATCGAGACCCGCCTGGGCCTGACGTTCAACCCGTACACCATCCAGATCGAGCCGCACGACTACATGGCCGAGCTGTTCGATGCCGTGGCGCGCGCCAACACCATCATCCTGGATCTGGACCGCGACCTCTGGGGCTACATCTCGCAGGGCTACTTCAAGCAGAGGACCAAGGCTGGCGAGATCGGCTCGTCGACCATGCCGCACAAGGTCAACCCGATCGATTTCGAGAACTCCGAAGGCAACGTCGGCCTGGCCAACGCGGTGCTGCGCCACCTGTCGGAAAAGCTGCCGGTCTCCCGCTGGCAGCGCGACCTGACCGATTCGACCGTGCTGCGCAATATCGGCGTGGCGTTCGGCTACAGCCTGCTGGCCTATGACGCCTGCCTGCGCGGCCTGGGCAAGCTGGAAACCAACCCGGCCCGCCTGGCCGAAGACCTGGATGCCTGCTGGGAAGTGCTGGCCGAGCCGGTGCAGACCGTGATGCGCCGCTACGGTATCGCCAACCCGTACGAGCAGCTCAAGGAGCTCACGCGCGGCAAGGGCATCTCGCGCGAGGCGCTGCGCGAATTCATCGGGACCCTGGCGATTCCCGAGGCCGCCCGCCAGCAACTGCTGGACATGACGCCGGGCAGCTATGTCGGCAAGGCGGTGGAACTGGCTCGCCGGATCGCCTGATATTTCGAAAATTTGTAGGTGGGGTCTGAAAAGCAGCCCGCTCCCGAATGCCGGGGCGGGCTGTTTTCTTTGGTGCTTGCCATGGAACATGCTGTTCAATCGCTGGTTCATTCATCAAAAATATTGAATTTGTCGATGAACTTATGCGACTCCAGGGCTTTCCAAACCTGCAAATAATGCTCAATCGTTTGACACCGCCGCTCGCCGGCGGATGTCCCACCCAGCACACTCGCACGAGGACCCCCGATGCCGCACGCCGCCCGATCCGACGCCGCCCTGCGCGCGCCAGCCGCTGACGACGGCGCCTATGGCAAGCCCGCCATTGCGCTGCACTGGATCATCGCGCTGCTGATCTTCGCTGCGTTCGGGCTCGGCCTGTACATGACGGGTATCCCCGGCTTCACGCCGACCAAGCTGAAGCTGTTCTCGTATCACAAGTGGGCCGGCATCACGGTGCTGGTCCTGGCCGTGCTGCGCGTGCTGTGGCGCCTGACCCACCCGGCGCCGGCACCGGTGGCGGGCATGCCGGCGTGGCAGCAGAAGGCGGCCGAAGGTGCACACATCGTGCTGTATCTGCTGATCCTGGCGGTGCCGCTGACCGGCTACCTGCTGAGCGTGGCGGCCGGTATCAAGGTGGTCTACCTTGGCCTGTGGGAATTGCCGATGCCGTTCGACAAGAGCGACGCGCTCAAGGAATTCTTCCAGGTGGCGCACGAATGGCTGAACTGGACCATGGCCACGATCGTCGTGCTGCACATCCTGGCCGCACTCAAGCACCACATCGTCGACCGCGATGCCACTCTGCGCCGCATGCTGCCGTTCCTGCGCTGAAGCGCGCGGGTTCCGAATGCGCCGGCATCGCGCCGGCCTCCTGTTTTCCGTCCCGACCATGACTGCCGGCGCACGCCGGCCCGACCGAAGGAGTCTGATGATGAAACGAGTTGCGCGTCCCCGCGCCCTTGGGCTGATCGCCGCCGGCGCCCTGTCGATCGCCGCGCTGTCGGCCATCGCCCAGGTGGATGCCGCCAAGAGCAGCGTGACGGCCACCGGCAAGCAACTGGGCGTGCCGATGGACATCAAGTTCGGCAAGTTCGATGCGGCCGTGAACTACAACGCGGCCAACCTGGCGGCCTCCACGGCCAAGGTCGACATCGATGTGTCCAGCGTCGACGTGGGCGACAAGGCTTACAACGACGAACTGAAGAAGAAAGACTGGTTCGACGCCGCCAAGTATCCGAAGGCGACCTTCGTGTCGTCCGCGTTCAAGCCGGGTGCCGGCGGCAAGGTCGAAGTGGTCGGCAAGCTGACCATCAAGGGCGTCACGCAGGACGTGACCGCGCCCTTCACCGTCAAGCAGGACGGCGCCAGCCAGGTGTTCGAGGGCGCGCTGCCGATCAAGCGCAATGCGTTCCATGTCGGCGATGGCGAATGGAAGGACACGTCGGTCGTCGCCGACGACGTGACCATCAAGTTCCGTGTCGTTCTCGCCAAGAAGTAATCCGCGTCTTTTTTCTGTCGTTCCCTTTTTCGCCCCCTCTCTCAGCAGGAGCTCTCTCATGAAGTTGCGTACCCTTGTCGCCGCGCTGTCCGCCGTTGCCGCCACCGCCGCGTTTGCCACGCCGGTCACGTACCAGCTCGACCCGTCCCACACCTACCCGAGCTTCGAAGCCGACCACATGGGCGGCCTGTCGAAGTGGCGCGGCAAGTTCGAGAAGTCGAACGGCGTCGTCACGCTGGACCGCGAAGCCAAGGCCGGCACCATCGACGTGACCGTGCAGACCGACAGCATCGACTTCGGCTTTGCCAAGATGAACGAGCATGCCAAGGGCCCGGACCTGTTCGACGTGAGCAAGTACCCGACCGCCACCTTCAAGGGCACGTTCACCAAGTTCAAGGGTGATGCCCCGACCGAAGCCGAAGGCCAGCTGACGCTGCATGGCGTGACCAAGCCGGTCAAGCTGGAGATCGACTCGTTCAAGTGCATGCAGCACCCGATGCTCAAGCGCGAAGTCTGCGGCGCTGATGCCGAGATGAAGTTCAGCCGCGACGAGTTCGGCCTGGACTACGGCAAGCAGTACGGCTTCAAGATGGAGACCAAGCTGCGGATCCAGGTGGAAGGTCTCAAGCAGGACGCCAGCGTCGCCCAGCAATAAGCCGGCGCAGCGCGCAGCAAAAAGCCCCGCGATATCGCGGGGCTTTTTTGTGGTGCGCCCAGCATGGGCGCACTCCTGCGGGTGCAAGTCCCGCCATAAGCTGGTCACGGCGAATGAAGCGAAACGCAACTGCATGAGGGCGACCGAGTGTGGGGAGGAAGCGTGGAGCGTAAACCGCGAGCCGATGAACAAGAACCGCATAGAAGGCGCTGTCGAGCAGGGCGAGCGGGCCACAAACCGCGAAGCTCTCGTGATCAAGGCAAGGCGGCGTAGATGCGGCGGTTGTGCGGTGAAGGAGTGCGACCCTTACCTGGGGAGATCTCGCCTCGTGCCTGAAAGGGCGACGGCGTTGAGCCGGAGCGAGAAGTCAGCAGAGGCCGTAGTAGCTGGGTGGTGTGGCCGGGAAGGCTAAAGCTGCCGGTGAAGGGCCGAAGGGATGGGAGGGGGAGCCCTCTGGTTATCGGAAGTGAAATGCCTCAGATGTTCGCGAGAGCGAAGCTCGTCGGCAAGGTGGATAGGGTGAAGCCCGACAGGCCCCGGCAGCGAGGAATCAGTTCCGCCGAACTGGACAACGGCAAGCCTGGGCGTCAGGTCGGGAGCAACACAAGCCTGATGACCTCAACCATTCCAACCGCCCGGTGCGGACCCGCATGCCGGGTGGTGTGGGAGGGGTCGGGCCGTGAGGCCCGCCCCTATCCCGATTCTGCGTGATGCGGGGGAGGGGTCAGACCTGCGCGCCGAAGTTCGGATCGTCCGTCGGGCCGGTGGTCTTCTTCTCGCCCTTGACCAGGTCTTCGCGCTTGACGCCGAGCCACATGCACAGCGCGGCCGCCACGAACACCGACGAATAGATGCCGAA containing:
- a CDS encoding YceI family protein, with amino-acid sequence MKLRTLVAALSAVAATAAFATPVTYQLDPSHTYPSFEADHMGGLSKWRGKFEKSNGVVTLDREAKAGTIDVTVQTDSIDFGFAKMNEHAKGPDLFDVSKYPTATFKGTFTKFKGDAPTEAEGQLTLHGVTKPVKLEIDSFKCMQHPMLKREVCGADAEMKFSRDEFGLDYGKQYGFKMETKLRIQVEGLKQDASVAQQ